The DNA sequence TACCAGCGCGGAGTCGTCCACTATGAGAACGGTGATCTTTTTTTCCAACTCTCCCGCCTTCGTTTTCTAGCGCGGCCTATCCCTCGTCGTTGTAAAGAGCTTTGCGAACCGCTTCGATTACCTTGGTTGGCTGGAATGGTTTGATTATGAAGTCTTTCGCGCCCGCCTCGAGAGCCTCGATCACGAGAGGTTGCTGACCCATGGCGCTGCACATGAGAACTGTGGCGCCGGGGTCTATTTCGATGATGTTGCGCACGGCCTCAATGCCGTCCATCTCCGGCATTACAATGTCCATTGTGACAAGGTCAGGGCGCAGTTCGGCATACTTTTTCACGGCTTCCACGCCGTTCTCCGCCTCTCCCGCTATCTCGAATCCGTCTTTCGAGAGGATGTCTTTGATCATCATCCTCATGAAAAGGGCATCGTCGACTATGAGAACAGATGGCGCCATGAAATCCTTCCTCTCTTGCTAATGGCAATGTCAATGCCTTTTGCGCGCGTGGTCATTCTTCTTCCTCTTCGGCCTGCGCACTGTTGCTTATCTCGTCGATGTCGATTCGCTCCTCCTCCGAGAGAACCCCGTCAACATCAAGCAGTATCAACAGCCTTTCCTCGATTTTTACCACACCTCTTATCAGTGAGGACTCAACGTCTCCGGCCGTCAGCGTCGGAGAGGCCTCTACGTCGTCCTTGTTGATATTGATGACTTCGGGAGAGTCCACTATCAGCCCGACTTTCACTTCCCCGGCTTCCACAACCACTATTCGGCTCGCGGATCCGCGTTCCGAAGCCTCGAT is a window from the Candidatus Anoxymicrobium japonicum genome containing:
- a CDS encoding chemotaxis protein CheW; this encodes MEDKGYAVGREMQLVAFKVGKEEFGVDVLKVEGVISLVDITRMPRAPQFVEGVINLRGQIIAVVNLASRLGIEASERGSASRIVVVEAGEVKVGLIVDSPEVININKDDVEASPTLTAGDVESSLIRGVVKIEERLLILLDVDGVLSEEERIDIDEISNSAQAEEEEE
- a CDS encoding two-component system response regulator, whose product is MAPSVLIVDDALFMRMMIKDILSKDGFEIAGEAENGVEAVKKYAELRPDLVTMDIVMPEMDGIEAVRNIIEIDPGATVLMCSAMGQQPLVIEALEAGAKDFIIKPFQPTKVIEAVRKALYNDEG